One part of the Prunus persica cultivar Lovell chromosome G5, Prunus_persica_NCBIv2, whole genome shotgun sequence genome encodes these proteins:
- the LOC18775720 gene encoding methanol O-anthraniloyltransferase → MGPLCPLLFPVNRFEPELITPAKPTPLETKLLSDIDNQVGIRFHYSVIMTYKNNPSMKGNDAVMVIKEALSRALVFYYPLAGRLREGPNRKLMVDCNGEGVEANADVTLEQLGDTILPPCPPLVLFLFNPLGSDGILDCPLLSCYFRYWLCITFFILGLVATTR, encoded by the coding sequence ATGGGTCCACTGTGCCCTCTACTGTTTCCGGTGAACCGGTTCGAGCCGGAACTTATAACACCGGCAAAGCCAACGCCTCTTGAAACCAAGCTGCTGTCGGATATAGACAACCAGGTTGGTATTCGGTTTCATTATTCAGTCATAATGACTTACAAGAACAATCCTTCAATGAAAGGAAACGACGCCGTTATGGTGATCAAGGAAGCATTGAGTAGGGCACTAGTGTTTTACTACCCTTTGGCTGGTAGGCTCAGGGAAGGGCCTAACAGAAAGCTTATGGTGGACTGCAATGGAGAAGGTGTAGAGGCTAATGCTGACGTCACGCTTGAGCAACTTGGGGACACAATATTACCGCCTTGTCCTCCCTTGGTGTTGTTCCTGTTTAATCCCCTTGGCTCTGATGGTATTCTTGATTGCCCTTTGCTGTCCTGTTATTTCAGGTATTGGCTTTGTATTACTTTTTTCATTCTTGGACTTGTAGCTACTACTAGATGA
- the LOC18777891 gene encoding methanol O-anthraniloyltransferase has product MAKGADSPSIPPLWAQELLNAIDPPTITLPHYEYEQLLDSQGSFIIDQSDMAQRSFYFGPQQITALRKHLPPHLSTCSSFELITACIWKCRTLSLRLNPKDTVRLSCIINARGKRMDDLCLPLGFYGNALGVPTIVSTVELVCASPLGYGVELVRKNKAQMGKEYMQSLAHFLVIRGRPPPPMAWNVFIVSDNRHTGLGEFDVGWGRPVYAGLARAVHVISFYVRENNQEEEFRILVPICLPRMCLERFEQELKRMILEHVDDVSK; this is encoded by the coding sequence ATGGCCAAAGGAGCAGATTCACCATCAATTCCACCACTGTGGGCACAAGAGCTCCTCAATGCCATAGATCCACCGACAATTACACTTCCGCATTACGAATATGAGCAATTGCTTGATTCACAAGGCTCCTTCATTATAGACCAATCAGACATGGCCCAACGATCCTTTTATTTCGGTCCACAGCAGATTACAGCCCTCAGGAAACATCTTCCACCCCACCTTTCCACTTGCTCCTCATTTGAGCTCATAACAGCCTGCATCTGGAAGTGTCGAACGCTTTCACTGAGACTGAATCCAAAAGACACTGTTCGCCTTTCCTGCATCATCAACGCCCGCGGGAAGCGCATGGATGACCTATGTCTCCCCTTGGGATTCTACGGCAATGCATTGGGTGTCCCGACTATCGTTTCAACGGTAGAACTTGTGTGTGCAAGTCCACTGGGATATGGTGTGGAGTTGGTGAGGAAGAACAAAGCTCAGATGGGTAAAGAATACATGCAATCACTGGCCCATTTTTTGGTGATCAGAGGACGGCCTCCGCCTCCAATGGCTTGGAATGTGTTTATAGTTTCTGATAATAGACACACTGGTTTGGGAGAGTTTGATGTTGGGTGGGGAAGACCAGTATATGCTGGACTTGCGAGGGCAGTCCATGTGATCAGCTTCTATGTCCGAGAAAACAACCAAGAAGAGGAATTTAGAATTTTGGTGCCCATATGCTTGCCAAGAATGTGTTTGGAGAGGTTTGAGCAGGAGCTCAAGAGGATGATATTGGAGCACGTCGATGATGTATCTAAATAA